In Ananas comosus cultivar F153 linkage group 10, ASM154086v1, whole genome shotgun sequence, the sequence TACCTGATACCACTCAGCTGGGTGGATATTTTCCTTCACGACGGCGCGGTTTGTTGGAGCGCTTTTTCAACCTCTATCCCCAGCTCACTCCAAAGAAATCTCAAactgtcgtcgtcgtcgtcgttatCATCCGACTGGCGAATCGATGGCAGAAGCGGCGGCGATCTTTGCGGGATTCAAATGGTTGGCTTCGCGCCCATTCATAATCGACCTCCTCAAGAAGGGATACTCCTACATCGACATGAATGTAGATGAAAAGCTGCAGGATCTGCAAAACATCGTCATCCCCCAAATAGAGATGCTGATTGAGGTCGCAGAAAATAGCCCGCATAAAGACCGCTTCCATAGTTGGCTGCGGAGCCTCGAGGAAGCAGTTTACGAAGCAGAGGACGTGCTGGACCTGTACGACTATTACTTTCTCGAAAAAAAAGTGAAGAGTAGTGCAGGAGGAATCAAGGTACGTCTAGAATCTCTTCCTCCAATCAAAtacttatcaaaaaaatttagtataaagCTGAAAAACAGCTTGATTAAGCTGGAGAAGACTGTTGCGAAAGCCAGAGAATTTCGGCCATTCTTGCCCGGAGGGAGTAGTAATGTAAGGGCGTCCGAAACTGCCAACGATTCAGGTCGGAGGGTCACAGGTCGGAGGGTCACCACCACCTCGCAACTCCCACACAAAGTGTTCGGCCGAGATAAGCAGCGTGATCATATCGTTGACCTCCTGCATGAGACGGCGGGGCTCGAACCTGAATCTAGCTCTGTTAAATGCTATTCTGTCGTAGCCATCGTTGGTCTAGGAGGAGCTGGGAAGACGACTCTTGCACAATATGTCTGCGATTATGAAAGAGAAGCAGTAGTCAAGCATTTCAATGTCATCATGTGGGTTCATGTATCTAAGAGATTGGATGTCGAACAGTTGACAAAAAAGATGGTGGAGTCGGCATCTCGAGAGGAATGCCCTCGCCTTGATAATCTCGACACCCTTCAAGTAAAATTGGAAGGTTCCCTAAGATCAAAAAAGTTTTTACTTGTATTGGACGATGTATGGAGCGAGAAAGAGGTGGCCGAGTTGCAATGGGAGCAGTTGCTCGCTCCTTTACGAGTGGGCAATAGAGGAAGTAAGATCTTAATGACGACCCGCGAGCGGGGAGTAGCGGAGGCCTTACGCGCTAGAAACATTCTAGACCTAAAGGAGCTAGAAAAAAGTGACTTCTTGTCCTTGTTCACGTACTATGCTTTTGATGATGCCAAAATTGATGATATCAAGCTATACGAGGAATTGGAAGAGATCGTGAGGCAGAACACACCGAAGCTGCATGGCTCTCCCTTAGCGGCGAGAATGGTTGGTAGCCAACTACGCAGAAGGCCGGATGTGAACTTTTGGAAGAGGATTTTGAGTGGAGACCTATTGAAAGACACTATGAAGTCTCTATTGTGGAGTTATCAAAACTTAGATGCACCATTACAAAGATGCTTCTCATATTGCAGTCTATTTTCTAAGGGTCAAGGAATCCGGCGGGACAAGTTAATTCGCCTGTGGATCGCGGAGGGCTTCATCAAGACAGTGGATAAGAGCAAGAGAATTGAGGATGTAGGCCGAGAGTACTTTGATGATTTGCTATCCAGCTCTTTCTTTCAACCAACAAAGGACGATGATCTCTACACTATCCATGATCTATTGCATGATCTAGCAGAGATGGTTTCTAAAGATCGATATCTTAGAGTTGAAGGAAATCTGACAGAGGCAGTAGTACCCCAAGAGATTCGTCATCTTTCCCTCCGCATCGATACACCAAGTGATCTTGTTGAGAAGatatgtaatttaaaaaatctacacACGTTGATAATCCTTACGAGGACTAATGATGATTACATTGATGATCTTCTCCACAACATATTTGTCAAACTAAAAAAACTAAGGGTGGTGGATCTTGGGAAATTCAACTTAACAGAACTACCAAAATCAATTGGGGACTTGAAGCATCTGCGCTACCTTGATCTTCATAAGtcatcatttgaaattttgccAAAATCAGTTTCTACACTCTACCATTTAGAGTTTTTGTCTATGTGTGAATGTACATTAGGAGCAAAAAGACTAGCCAACTGGATTAATTTGCGGCATTTATATATCTTTCGCGTGATTCTCAATGTTGTTGGGATTGGCTGCTTGAAACACCTGGAGAGCCTAAGAAATTTTCAGGGGTATTCAATACATATTAATGGCCTTGAGAATGTTAAAGAAGAGGGGGAGGCCCCTGTGGAGATAAAAGGTATTGAGAAACTTTGTTTAGAATGGAGTACCACCGATAACATTAGCAGGTCGTCGGACATGGATGCACAAGTACTTGAGGGTCTTCGTCCGCCTCCCCATCTTCAGTATCTCAAAATCGTGGGCTATCAGGGTTGCCTATTGCCAAGTTGGATGGTAGGAGACCGATACCTCTTACACAATCTTATATCTCTTAAGCTTATCCGATGCCGACAGCTAAAGCAACTCCCGATCCTTTCCCTAACCACCCTGAAAAAGCTCGTGCTTTCTGCTTGCTCCTCCCTTCCAGTTGTCTCCAAAGAGGATTTAGCAATTATTAGGTCCACACAAGACGTAAGAATTTCCCAAGTAGTGACTTCTATGGAGGGCTTGGTTGCTACGTACGGATCCCGTATTGTATCGGAAATGGGGTGGGATTTACAGCATGGGTATGATTCACAGAAATTGCACAATTGGTTAGAAAAGACCATGGACATTGTCTACCAAAACccgcaggaggaggaggaggtgcagCTAGTACTGCCCCCTTCTCTTGAAAGTCTTGATATCAGCTCTTGTCCACTCACCGACAGCACATTGCGGCAAGTTTTGCGAGGTCTTACTTCTCTAAAATTCCTGGAGCTTTTTAATATTGTTTCACTTACATCCCTTCCCTCGGCGGATGTGTTGGGATGTCTGACGGTGCTCAAAAAGCTACATATCAAACAATGCTGGTTCCTAACCTCGCTGGGGGGTTTGCAAGCCCTCGGCTCATTGCAGGAGCTCGTCATATCCTTTTGCCCCAGCCTATCTGCCCAAGGTGGCAGCACCTCCATCCTGCCCTCATCTCTAAAGTATCTCAAGATCGAGGAATGTTATTGGAAGCATTTGGATGATTCGCAGCCTGATCCGACTTCCGCAATCGATTCAGAGGGCTCGGACATCCCATTCGCGGCATCCCTTCAGCTGGGTCATCTGAAATCACTCTGGAAATTGAGCATCACCAACTGTCCAAATATTGGTTCGTTGCTCGGTTTGCAAGAGTTGAATAACCTTGCAGATCTAACTTTGATGGGATGTCTGAAACTCGCCAATGCAGAAACCAAGTTAGGGAGTCCTGTTTTACGTTCTTTCGACACTGATGCTCCCTTGCTGCTCGATGTGCTGCTCGCAGAAGAAGCCCTCGCCTCTCTCCAGCTCTTGTCTATTGAGGAGTTCAAAGAAGAATCATTCAGGTCGGAGGAAGAGCAAGTGCTTCAGCACCCCACCTCGCTCTATTCCCTAGCCTTCGAGAGTTGCAGCATCAAGTCCTTGCCTAACAGCTTGGAAGGCATATCATCCCTTCAAGCGCTGGGTATTTCCGACTGCCCAAATATCACGTCATTGCCGGATCTGCCGAAATCACTCCGGTATTTGAGCATCACCAACTGTCCAAATATTGGTTCGTCGCTCGGTCTGCAAGAGTTGAATGACCTTAAAGATCTCACTTTGATGGGATGTCCGAAACTCGCCCGTGCAGAAACCAAGTTAGGGAGTCCTGTTTTACGTTCTTTCCGCACTGATGCTCCCTCGCTGCTCCATGTGCTGCTCGCAGGAGAAGCCCTCGCCTCTCTCCGGCGCTTGTGGATTCAcgagttcaaaaaaaaatcattcagcTCGGATGAAGAGCAAGTGTTTCGCCACCTCACCTCGCTCGATTCCCTAAGCTTCCAGAGTTGCAGCATCAAGTCCTTGCCTAACAACTTGGAAAGCCTATCATCCCTTGAAGACCTGCATATTTCCGACTGCCCGAATATCATGTCATTGCCGGATCTGCCGAGATCACTTTTACGGCTCTACTTTACACGCTGCAATCCGGTGTTGAAGAGGCGATGCCAAAAGCCTCATGGCCAAGATTGGTGTAAAATATCGCACATCCGTGAGGTATTCCTCAATGGAGTCGCCCTCTAGGATTGTCTTGCTTTGCCAAAATTCGGAGGTATGCTTTCCTTGGCTTGTGATATGCCCTCGTACACTTTTCCAGGCACTACTTTTAACAATTTCACATTTTAAATTAGGTACATGagacttgaaatttttttttaaaattaacttttgTATCAATtgctttatgattttttttttattggataaGATTTAATctacccccatgtggtttagCATGTTTTCACTTAGCTGTCTTGTATTTCAAAATTTGCACTTTACTATTCTGTAGTTAATTTTTgattcaccaaaaaaaatttaccgtCAAAGAGAGCaacaaaagtgattttttttttttttttgaaaacaacAGAGtcaatgaaataaaaataaaaactgcaTGTTCATAGGAtggcaaagtgaaaaagtgcTGAACCTCATGGATaattaagtgtaattttttaaaccacatggaaaagcaaaataaaatgcgCTAAATCACAATGGGGTATATTTAagcttattcttttttttttttattttcactacCTCTCCCCCCAATATTAAAAGTATACCGGTTATTAATTCTGATGGAATATTATCCATGAGGTctatatattatgttattttttggCAGATTACATTTTGATGTACAATCCACTGGTTAAATGATTCTAAACAACATGCATGACGGCTCCAACACATCATATTCATTtggcatcatttttttttttcagcatttTAATGAACGATGTTAGTAGTTCTTGAAGTTTTGTCCATATAAACATCATACACTCTGTCTTCAGCGAAAATCTACGGAACAGTACAATTCTCTTAATCAAGCATATGTGACCCATAAACTTGGATTTCGAGAAGGAACGAATTCTTGTAACTCGAGCATTACATATGTGTAGTGCTCTTTTGTTTCTGCCTAAATTTCTTTCAACATAATATATACCATACCACCAGTGGAtttctaaacttttattatgtaatatatattatgcttGAGACTTTCTGTTTGCATAGTTGGGTAACGATATGATCCGTCACATTAATATTAGAGACTTCTCGGACCAGCCACtaatttaaaatgatttaaCTTAAGTTGTTAGAACTAATGTGATAGTCATATATAAGGCCTTCAAACTCTCCCATATTGTTTAATGCGGGGCTATTTGGTGACTACACAATTCTCGAAAACTTTGATTTTCACactcaacttttcaatttaccTCATTTAAGCCATTTGATGGTTCTTCtagtataaaatttagatttttaacaTGAGTTTTatgaaatatacaaataaaactCTTAAAAACATATGATACATCTAAATCTGAAATATAAAAGTCGTCAaatgattcaaatcaaaatttttagagGTTAGATAGTTAGATCAAAATAGATTATAGAGCTATCAATATTTTGAAAGCACACGGGATACGAAATACGATATGACTCGAAATGTGGTGACATGACAGGTTCGAGAAAATTAGGACACAAacacaacataaacacatctaataaaatattatattattaatataataatatatacttattatattcaaaatattaattttatttaaatattgtaatatttcTCATGcaaataaaagttaataaaattctcattgatagttcatgtttttttttaaaagaaaattctccaccataattaacttatttatattgtctaaaattttttttatgcattcattaaaaaaaaatcaaaatatttatcatcttatttttttgggaaaacttcaaatactattcccgtagtttcgcactttttcactttagtaccctgtggtttaaagtgtatcaatttagtgttcaatggtttcatttttttcttttattatcaatttcactaatttttcaatgataaagttaaaactaaaaggtactaaagtgaatattcgataaatctaggtgggtaTCTCgagatttttgtatataatttaacgaaatattatagaaaaagctgacaaaaagagaaaaatgaaaccacggggcaagtagcaaaaggcttggtggttggtactcgaggtctcaacttcgaatcttagttgattcacatttccaactaagtttatttctaaaaaaaaacaaacgaaGTGGATAGGATAATAAAATGCGTCATGGACTCGCATACgtaaataaacatattttttaatggaATGCATCTTGGACCCGCATAGATCGTGCGTCAATAGTATGTCTGCATCGGACACGAGGTCGATAGGGACATACGAGACTTATAAAAATGTCTGTGATACATAGACGGTAAAAAGAGTTTTTAAGCTTCTTAGATAATACAACGCCGTTGATACACTGGGAAGGATTGGATTTTTACAAGCTGATCATTATTACTGCAGGTCTTTTGTAATATTATCTTACCACCTTTGTAACATTATCTTACCGACTGTCCCTTGCGCAaatgacaaagggcttggtggttggtatccgaggtcccaaatttgaatcctatttgatttacattttcaactaagggcgtgtttggttcacttctttttcaccctgaaaTCAGGATCGGAATGGGCGAATCCATTTGTAGATGTTTGGAACGCGGGAGTTCCATTCTGATTCCAATTTTCAAGTGGAATGAGAATCTCCaaatcacctctttttccaatccaGCCTCTTAGGccgattggaagttgaatccaaacggaataaatatttattcgtattaaatttattttttaaatttttttaattaaaatatgagtttaaattttaaattttaaattttaatttgcacttgaattaaaaattaaaatttaatcaagtatttcgaatataacttatgaatttgaatttgaatttatataaagttttattcaaattttatttaaaacttaaattaaatttatggattcaaattataatttaaattataattttaagtttgaatttgaataaatcaaaatttagttttatattttgaattatccactcaagttcaaagttcaattttttttaaaaaaaatagatataaaattttgacattattttaaaattttgatg encodes:
- the LOC109716256 gene encoding putative disease resistance protein RGA4; protein product: MAEAAAIFAGFKWLASRPFIIDLLKKGYSYIDMNVDEKLQDLQNIVIPQIEMLIEVAENSPHKDRFHSWLRSLEEAVYEAEDVLDLYDYYFLEKKVKSSAGGIKVRLESLPPIKYLSKKFSIKLKNSLIKLEKTVAKAREFRPFLPGGSSNVRASETANDSGRRVTGRRVTTTSQLPHKVFGRDKQRDHIVDLLHETAGLEPESSSVKCYSVVAIVGLGGAGKTTLAQYVCDYEREAVVKHFNVIMWVHVSKRLDVEQLTKKMVESASREECPRLDNLDTLQVKLEGSLRSKKFLLVLDDVWSEKEVAELQWEQLLAPLRVGNRGSKILMTTRERGVAEALRARNILDLKELEKSDFLSLFTYYAFDDAKIDDIKLYEELEEIVRQNTPKLHGSPLAARMVGSQLRRRPDVNFWKRILSGDLLKDTMKSLLWSYQNLDAPLQRCFSYCSLFSKGQGIRRDKLIRLWIAEGFIKTVDKSKRIEDVGREYFDDLLSSSFFQPTKDDDLYTIHDLLHDLAEMVSKDRYLRVEGNLTEAVVPQEIRHLSLRIDTPSDLVEKICNLKNLHTLIILTRTNDDYIDDLLHNIFVKLKKLRVVDLGKFNLTELPKSIGDLKHLRYLDLHKSSFEILPKSVSTLYHLEFLSMCECTLGAKRLANWINLRHLYIFRVILNVVGIGCLKHLESLRNFQGYSIHINGLENVKEEGEAPVEIKGIEKLCLEWSTTDNISRSSDMDAQVLEGLRPPPHLQYLKIVGYQGCLLPSWMVGDRYLLHNLISLKLIRCRQLKQLPILSLTTLKKLVLSACSSLPVVSKEDLAIIRSTQDVRISQVVTSMEGLVATYGSRIVSEMGWDLQHGYDSQKLHNWLEKTMDIVYQNPQEEEEVQLVLPPSLESLDISSCPLTDSTLRQVLRGLTSLKFLELFNIVSLTSLPSADVLGCLTVLKKLHIKQCWFLTSLGGLQALGSLQELVISFCPSLSAQGGSTSILPSSLKYLKIEECYWKHLDDSQPDPTSAIDSEGSDIPFAASLQLGHLKSLWKLSITNCPNIGSLLGLQELNNLADLTLMGCLKLANAETKLGSPVLRSFDTDAPLLLDVLLAEEALASLQLLSIEEFKEESFRSEEEQVLQHPTSLYSLAFESCSIKSLPNSLEGISSLQALGISDCPNITSLPDLPKSLRYLSITNCPNIGSSLGLQELNDLKDLTLMGCPKLARAETKLGSPVLRSFRTDAPSLLHVLLAGEALASLRRLWIHEFKKKSFSSDEEQVFRHLTSLDSLSFQSCSIKSLPNNLESLSSLEDLHISDCPNIMSLPDLPRSLLRLYFTRCNPVLKRRCQKPHGQDWCKISHIREVFLNGVAL